The genomic stretch AAAACACTGAATAATAGAACCAAGCAATGCTGGAATTTCTTGCATGGCTAATGAAACACCAGGACACATTCTTCTTCCTGATCCAAATGGTAGAAGCTGAAAATGCTGTCCCCTAACATCAACTGAATCTCCTTCACCATTTTTCAAGAATCTCTCAGGACGAAACTCCAACGGATTTTTCCAAATTTCTGGATTTCTTCCCATAGACCAAATATTGACAAAGAGTAATGAGTTTTGTGGGATCACATAGTTTTCGACTTTGCACTCAGTCACACAGTTTCTCGTAACCATAGCCACGGGTGGGTGAAGACGAAACGTTTCTTTTACGATTGCTTGCAGATATGGAAGATTTGGAACATCAGATTCTTCAACAAGTCTATTTTTTCCTACTATGCTTTCGATTTCTTCACGAGCTTGTCGAAGTAAAGATTGGTTTTTCATGAGTTCCACTAAGGCCCATTCTGTTGATATTGCTGTTGTGTCTGTCCCCGCCGTGAAGAAATCCTGCGATATCGCGGCATTCAAAAGAATTTGCAGTTATTTTATAAGTAATTGTATATGCAATTATGCATGCAATgtagtaataataataatggaTTTAGATTTACCATAGTCAAGGCCTTGATATGAACCCTTTGAATTTTCACGTCGGAACTTTGATTCTCAACAAAATCAAGTAAGATATCAAGAAAATCTCTAGCTTGACCGTTGGAATTCTGTCCTTCGTTCTTCCTCCTCGTCTCTTCTCTTTTGCAAATAATTCTTTCCACCAATGTATCAAACCTATGAAACAAATGCTCTACCCTCTTCCCGAATCCTTGTAGGTCAACTTTCTTAAACAACCAGATAAAATCTGAAACGTTAAACTCTCCGAAAATCTCTGTCACGCCACGGACAACCTCCCTAGCTTCCTCGGCTTCACCTAACATCATCTTAGAAATCACATTGTTCGTCAACTTCAACAATTCCTCGGTTATATTCACAACCTCGGATGTTTTGGCTTTCTCAGCCAAAAGTGTCATGAAGTCTTGTGTTTCTTGTGCCCTCAAGTGTTGGAAGTTGTTTATGCTACGAGAGCCTAACAGTTCGTTCATGCTAAGTTTCTTAATGAACCTCCAGTAATCGCCGTAAGGCGCGAAAGCTAGGGAGGAATCGTAAGTTAGACGTTTAATTGCGGTGGTTTGGATGCGAGAGTTAAAGGAGAGTTCGTTGTTTTGAAGAAGTTGTTTGGCGAAGTGAGGGGAGGAAGCGACTACGCAGAGGACAGAACCGAAGTTAAGAGAGATCAATGGACCATATTGGAGGGAGAATTTGTGAAGGGTTTGATGGAGGAGAGGACCTAAGAGATGCATGTGGCCAATGATTGGAAGTTTGAAAGGTGGTGAAGGAGGGAGGTTTTTGTGACGGTTGGAGTATTGTCGGAAAAGTAAGTAGCAAAATAGAGATGAAAGGAAGAAAGAGAATGCTAGAAACTGAGGTTCCATTGCTTTATTCTCTTTGACTTTCACTATGGAAGATGAGTGAATCCAAGTTCTTATGTAGAGGAAAATAATTGGGGGGAAGTTGAACATGTACCTTTTTAGGTTGTAAAATTTATTACTATGTGATTCAAGGTTTGCTACAAATGGATACAAAGACATGCGATTGGAAAACTTATATTAAAAATTATCATAGTAAACTATATTTAATTAAACAAAACAATGTTTAATAATCATTCATTTGGCATCTTCATGATGTACCTATATTATTTGATCAAATTAAGGTTGTAATGATTAGACTATTTGAAATTTGAAATTACTAATTCTGCCCCTTTTTTTTTATTATCCATTAATAGCATTTTTGAATTTTACATGAGAGATATAATAATTGTAATATGAAAATGAGAATCATAAAGgattttataaaataataatagTTAAGAGTATAATTGAAAAAATAGTATTAATAATTTATTGGTATTATAAAACTAGAGTTCTAATGTGatataattttctttttttaaaacGATTTATGAAAAAAATGGAGGAGTAACTTATAAGTTAGGAGTAATGAGTCATGATGTTGGAAGGATATACATTAAATTAAGAACTATTTTACAAATAAGAGATATAATATTTTTCGAAAACCTTAACATATTAGGTTATTGATCATCTCTTCATATATTATTTGATCTTCACTTTTTTAAAATAATGTGAGATTTCTAAGTTACATTTgtattaaaataataaatttcGAAACTCAAATTTGGGTTAAAAGAGTATTTTGTTAGGCTTTACTTATTTTTCAGTGAAACTCCACAGTTAGTTTGATTTCATTTTTTCAGCGGGGAGTTTGTTCGAGGCAATCTCAGTTGTGGAAGTGTCGTTTGAGAGGATGATAAAGCTTCATCTCTTTTGATGAGTTATTGCACCCTCTCCTCAAACCACTAGCCTTTGTTAACTTCTCCAGATACCAGTCTCGCTCAATACTAAGCACATTGAGACACTACCATATCACTTCTTTCTCTTTACGAAGACGATGAGGAAAAACGTTATCTCGTCTTTCAAGAACACCAAATGCTAAGATAGCAAACACCCTGCGTACTTGGTATGTCTTTTTCTCTAGCTCTTCATGGCGAACGACCTCGGCCTTGCTCAAGAAGTATTAATAATCTTCTTTAGAAACAAATGACTGGAACTTCTTTTCCGTTCGAGGACCAGTGAGGACTAGAAGTGTATGAGAAGGGGTAGTTGAAGTCGTTGTTGAAGCGAAACTAGAACCGAGCCTTCCTTGGTCTCACCCAACTATCTAAGACTTATTTTTGGTGGTATACAATTGAGAGGCATCTCAAAAGAAGGATCCATGGAAGGAATTCCTCCAACCTCATACGGTGAAAAGTGTAGAACACCTCTCGTCATAAGTTGGGTAGAATAACCCTATGCCTCTGTTTGAATCATGATATGAAGGTTTAGTATTGACATACCGTGGATCACTCTATAAGTGGAACTCCCATGGTGTCCGACATATTAATAGCCTCTACAAGCGAAGGGATAACCCTATGAGTCATCTTCATTTGTATTATCGTTTGGTGGAATTTCATCTTATTTTTAAACCTAAAAATAAGCAAGTTGAGTAAATAGTCACCAAGAAAGCATTAACAAAAAGAAGAAATTTTCTACATCACTCACCAAAGATGACATGCCTCTCCTCTTTAGTAGCGACCTATACTAACAAACACGTTTCTATGAACCACTTCTTTTATTTCTTTGACGCTGCCCCCGAAAGCAGAAACTTCGTCAAAGAAACCTAAATCCTCAAAGAAGGCTACTAATTTCCTTTTCATGTAGGTCATTTCCTGGGATAAATCGTCTAGATTGGAGACATAAGATCCGACGCCCGCCAAGAAATAAATCTGACGCCAGAACTTAGGAAATCGACCTGAACATTGGAAAGACGAATCAAGTTCTATGTTTCATATGTTAGCATGAACCACTTTCGTAAGGGGGaggggaggggggggggggagggTAATCAAATAATACCAGTCCTTGAAGTTCTTCACATTATCAAAATACACCTTGAACATCTTGATACTTTTCTTGAGGGAAATCAAACCTTGACCCTACGCCAATTCGGCGGAACTCGTTGGGATTTAAAGATATTAAAAAAGATTTAAAGATATTAAAAAAGAGTGTCAAGGCCGAAACTCTTCTCTTGTGCTCACACCAGTACTAGAAGACTTTGATGTAAACCCAAATCACTAGATGCAATTATGAACGAGCAATTTTCAGATGATTTAGAATGCCCACCTCGAAGTCATTAAAAGGGAGGCGAACACCAAATAAAGGAAAACATGCATTCGTGAAGGGGGAATGAAACGCCCATCATACTTGCTGCATATCATTTTATCCCTATTCAAGGAAAACACCCCTAAATCCGAATAAGGACCCACCTCAGGTAAGGCATGACCCAGACCACCCTTACAGGAAAAGGCGGAAATAATATACTATGTATCTTGATCCACCCACACAACCGAGTTGTCTCCTACTGTGTTCCAGGCTCCTGGGCGAAAGTTGTCCATTTTAAAGAGGGATGCCAATATATAAAAAGAAACAACCATCAGTAGAAACATATGATCAATGTAATTTTAAATATTGCCTCCCTGTTGAATATCATCTATGGCGAGGAATTTTTCCAAGTTACAAGATAAGAATGACCAATGCTTTAAACCTCTTTTCATAGTAGATATCGTGACCCTACATTCTACCATCGATGATAATTTTCTCCTTCAAAATATCCCATAGTATTTATCTAAAGAAATCCTAGTAGAAAATACCAATATAGAAAACAAAGGTTTTTGAAATGTTATATAACTCACTGTCTTACATGTTGTATGCTCCATTAAAGGAATGGGCAAAAAATGTATCAAACGATGGTAACCTAGAAGGGGTGACGAAGATAAAAGAAATCACATACATAAGAGAAAAGTTCTAAAGAGTCGCAACTGGAAAAAAGAAGATAGTAACCTCTGCAACCGTTATATATCATCCAACAAAAATGATTGTACGACCGATAATGGTAGATGTCGGGAAATGCAAACTACCTAcgatccaaatcttccaaagaCTGTTCAGAATACTCGAATACCCTAGTACATAAAGACATCATTACTGCAAGATGTTGGGTCACACGTTGAGACTCTTTTACAAAACATTCTTTAATCACGAGAGGATATTTAATATCTGTTCTAAGTGTTATTAATGTCATGTCAAGGCGTTTCCACTAGAAGTCGTATTTTTGAAGGAATGTGTAAAAAACCATCACTCTACGAAGTAAGAGCAAGAGTTTGGGAGACAATTGTTTAAGCCCTTTCGCCTGATCCATGATGGAAGGCCCAACAACAGGCATCGTACAGAAAGACACGCAAAAGAGGTGAGGCCTCACCCCAGTCGATGACAAGTAATTCCAACCCTCCAATGCATCTCATACTGTTAGATCCAATTGGGCGACAACTCGAAAGAGACGTCGCATCCCACGAGGACGGTTGTAAACGTCCACACTATATAAAGTCCAACGTGCGCCATTTCAAGTATTCTCTCGTTCACACACTCATACTACTTTTTCACTTGACGTTGGAATGCTAACCTTATATGTCCACTACCGCTTTATCGTATGGGAAGTTCCCTTCACTGCACCGAAATTTCTTTCTATTCGATCTCTACAATTTTTTGGTCCAgagctctctctctctctctctctctctctccctccctctctcctctctctctctctctctctctctctctcgtctctactctctctctcctcgctctcgctctctctctctctctcctctctctctctctctctctctctctcgctcttcgctctcgctctctctctctctctctctctctcctctctctctccctctcgctctctctctctctctctcctctctctctctctctctctctctctctctctctctctctctctctctctctctctctctctctctctctctctctctctctctctctctctctctctctctctctctctctctctctctctctctctctctctcgctctctctctctctctctctctctctctctctctctatatatatatatatatatatatatatattatatatatatatatatatatatatatatatatatatattatatatatatatatatatatattaaccTAATTAAAAACTACATTAATTATTAAGGCAGAAAAAAACTTGAATTTGACTTATGAAATAGAATTTTTTTGACACTGAGTTGGATAACTCATTTGTAGTACAATTAAATATTTGTGTTTTTCACCTGTCTCAAAGAATGGTAGATTTTCTTATAAAAAAGAAGAATGGTAGTTCGCAGAATTGAAATTTAGTTGTCTTAGTGTTTTAAATAAGAATATCATTATTACCATTCACGAATTGAAATGTAGTTGTCGTAGCATTTTAATTTATTGGGCCATTCTGAGTGGTCCACAGAATCGAATAGTTGGTTTTCTGCAACTTATGGTTTTTGTGGGAAAGAAATTAAAGAGGGTGACATATTTGATTTTGGGTGCAATCATTTTTGGTTATTGCCAATTACTTCATTGTAATTCGAATTTCAAGGAATAGCTCTTGCGAATGGTTTAAATATAGCATTCAATAATTTGTATTTGACATTCCATAATTATGTAATTTTAATAGAAGAAAGATTCAATATTACAATTGTGAAAATTTTGGACATGGTGATGATGAATGCTGGCATGAAAAAGAAAAAACCTCTAGAACAATGAAGAAGAAATAATTGTGACAAAAGGAGGGTCATGTTCTGACTTTGAACCACAAATACTGATTGTAACATCACCTAAAGACGCAA from Lathyrus oleraceus cultivar Zhongwan6 chromosome 7, CAAS_Psat_ZW6_1.0, whole genome shotgun sequence encodes the following:
- the LOC127104981 gene encoding licodione synthase, whose product is MEPQFLAFSFFLSSLFCYLLFRQYSNRHKNLPPSPPFKLPIIGHMHLLGPLLHQTLHKFSLQYGPLISLNFGSVLCVVASSPHFAKQLLQNNELSFNSRIQTTAIKRLTYDSSLAFAPYGDYWRFIKKLSMNELLGSRSINNFQHLRAQETQDFMTLLAEKAKTSEVVNITEELLKLTNNVISKMMLGEAEEAREVVRGVTEIFGEFNVSDFIWLFKKVDLQGFGKRVEHLFHRFDTLVERIICKREETRRKNEGQNSNGQARDFLDILLDFVENQSSDVKIQRVHIKALTMDFFTAGTDTTAISTEWALVELMKNQSLLRQAREEIESIVGKNRLVEESDVPNLPYLQAIVKETFRLHPPVAMVTRNCVTECKVENYVIPQNSLLFVNIWSMGRNPEIWKNPLEFRPERFLKNGEGDSVDVRGQHFQLLPFGSGRRMCPGVSLAMQEIPALLGSIIQCFDFKVVDHKTGEILSDVGEIDVDERPGLTAPRAHDLLCVPVERIKCEAT